The genomic interval gtcactaggtcaaaggtcaaggccacggtgacccgaaatagtaaaatggtttcaggatgataactcaagaacgcttaggcctaggatcatgaaatttgataggtagattgatcatgattcgcaggtgacccctattgattttcaggtcactaggtcaaaggtcaaggtcacagtgacccgaaatagtaaaatggtttccggatgataactaagaacgcttaggcctaggatcatggaacttgataggtagattgatcatgactagcagatgacccctattgattttcaggtcactaggtcaaaggtcaaggtcacagtgacccgaaatagtaaaatggtttccggatgataactcaagaacgcttaggcctaggatcatgaaacttgataggtagattgatcatgactcgcagatgacccctattgattttcaggtcacaaggtcaaaggtcaagctcaagatgacccgaaatagtaaaatggtttccggatgataactgaagaacgcttattcctaggatcatgaaacttgataggtagattgatcatgactcgcagatgacccctattgattttcaggtcactaggtcaaaggtcaaggtcacggtgacccgaaatagtaaaatggtgtccggatgataactcaagaacgcttatggctaggatcatgaaacttcataggtacattgatcatgacttgcagatgacccctatagattttcaggtcactaggtcaaaggtcaaggtcacagtgacaaaaaacatattcacacaatggctgtcactacaacggagagcccatatggggggcatgcatgttttacaaacagcccttgttttcatacttgtttaccaacatcaccccaagctataaacaagagcagaccactgtatcaagcatttttacataattgttgccccttttatacttagaatatgcatattatttataaatatatgttcaagtttacgttctaccccaaatatttcctatatcctttgacatattacttttatatgttgcatacttgtttaccaacatgaccccaacctataaacaagagcagaccactttatcaagcatttttatataattatggccccttttacacttagataattgaaaattttgcttaatttgccataacttctttatttatgatcacattttattattactttgacaaaacaacacttggaataccacaatggattccatccaAACAATTCCCCACACCCCTCCCCCTGAGAATCCCTTCCCCCTCCCCAacctccccccattttttttaaacatcatctaataaattaccccaccccacattatactcgcaccccctaccccccctacccccccccaacccccttttttatttttgaaagattgtctaataaatgaccacaccccacattataccctatctcaatcccccccccaaaaaaaaataaatgtttttttccttttttttatttgtaaaagttcatcttataaattattgattatgaacaatttccccatgatggcttatgttatattgtcaagcactcgaatagtcaaacgcgctgtcctctgacagctcttgttatttgacactgtatacttgtttgaagcattacattattttactgactattccttggtatgaacatgtattaattatttatttcagcaaGTGCAGTAAAATGACCCcgatttcggagctgaccaactcCCAGCCCACAGACCTACAGGGACTGTCAGAGGAGCTGGAAACTGTCATGGGGGGAATCAAAAGCCTACAGATAAATCAGGAGGCCAGtgttcagtcattgcagagaacatacaaggaacatgGGGCAGTCATGATAGAACAATTGCatggcaatttaaatactaatATAGATAAGTGTTGTAATAGTTCTGTGGGTACatcaaacaaaaatttaaaagaagaaatgtGTTGGAGTGTTCTTTCTAtcttgaatgaatttgataatattactgtgaaggaactaaataagatgaaagatgaagttataagcataaaagggtcaattacaagttctattcataaatgcaccagtcttcacaatgacttgttgCAATTACTTGAAatcgttcagaaaattggagataataaggagctctgccttatagccagcataaaatgtaagcatataatacagcaggcattgactctgcttggaaagtcaggcaaggtgttTAAGGTCCAGGGGAAGTCTAGgtacaatgtgagaataccaagtgattcagttACATGTGATATctcaggcatatgtgttcttccaGATGGACAGGTCCTGGTTGTAGACTGGACAAATAAGAATGTCAAggtgctgaaccagcagtaccaggtggtgagtcacttgGATGTGAATGCTTGGCCATTTGACATTTGTATGATCGCACCGAGTGAGGTTGCTGTGACTGTGAATGCTAGcaacatacatgaggtccagtttattactgtcaaccagggaaagcttgttcctggcaggaagtttcagttacaacatgaatgtagaaGTATTGCCCATCAAAATGGAGACCTTTTTGTCATTTCTGGTAaagaactgtacaaatacacgctgaatggcaaactgatctgcagactcTATGAAGCTTTGGGTTAtaatacaggtaagaatcatggtgaatccatcctgataacatttATACACagtattatgtacagggatttttctagccattgtgggaaaaggagtctagtcaaattgtgttattttaaatccatacaatgacaaatttgggaatttttattgactaaatgaaccgaattgggatttatttttttaatcaacagatATTGACCCATAAGgcctttatcttttttttttaaatcatataaattatagttatatactttgtgagatgaaaataaaataaaattcagatgtcatagcagaaaacccgctgatgtattataaaaattttgtcctataattcatatgtgccctttgaatactacatgtacagtacattgtagccaaaacaagattcagaaatattgatttattaacatgagtaatgaagtactttgactgtcactacatgacatgtctataaatagaaactgagttcctgggaaagagacactttctgaccctgtcttaattttgtggtttttaaatgattgtacatgtacaatatgtttgatAGATTGAACAATTTAATAACACCATATAACAAAGGTACTCTTGTGGTTGTATTCTTTTATGAAGcgttcaaatgtatgtattaattatattgtaattatagtagtacagtaatttaaacattttgctgttGAAATTGGTTTGGTAACAAACTAGCTAGAAAAgtttcaataacttttgttttgaatattatttttcttgttataaaCACTTGAAGAACACAAATAACGATGTAACACGGCACATGAATAATGTCTGCTTTGGTCAATTTCACTCATTTCAGTACATAGTTATCATATGTATACATGCATGGGAAATCTATTTATGCTGCACATAGTAACATGAAacatgttgattgaactgtgcaattgtttttgtatgtgtaattgtttccatctgtgtaattgaTTTGCTTCAATTTATATctaactcaccagtcgcatttaaacatgtcaaacgCTAACagaatagctctgctactgaagtttattgtcatgctcaactattgaatcattgaaatgtatgcatatattttagatgtgtaaaggcctatttatagcaacatatgcgtaatacaatatcactgcagtatgtttaataagattatttaacattgacagtaattcaatatcttgatgttactctgttttgcagtatacaagtgtgctgtgagtcccacaggagacaggctgtacatcatcagATGGGACCAGAACacgcttctcaccctggccagggaaggcacactcctggctacatactcaGACCCAGCACTACGTGGCCCatatggtctacatgtgacccctgcaggccaggtgctggtctgtggatacaTGTccgacactgtactacaggtgggctgggagggagagagtaagctggctacgctggctactAAGGAGAGGGATGGAGTGAGGTGGCcacggtcagtctgctacagcagcaccacatcatccatcattgtgggacaggaggacgacaacatcctggtgttcagagtggaatagtgtgtacatgtatgtattagttgttgtaattagtgattagtatttcaatgacaatgtgttgttaaGCATatgaacatagtagtgtgtgatgttacaatacaacattgtgtgtgtagttaaagatacaaataatttatgtgcacatattgttatctgattatacaatgtgaatgtttttgttggaacataagatgtaatgcatattatgttatgttgtcataacgtttttgtcattatggtcctaaattttagttcttgtaaactttccatgaaaaaacaaagcatttcacatgaaattttaacatatagatgcacatgtacatagcaactagggctatttttagactttcatttctataaataccatgccatgtaagaaatgtaaatggatgaatactttcatttataaaatatgaaattgtttaagtaatctttcgAGTAGTATATATTAATACTTTTCGCAATATTTACAGATAGGtaacactttttatgccccctttcgaagaagagggggtacattgttttgcacatatgtccgtatgtccgtccgtccaccagatggtttccggatgataactcaagaacgcttaggtctaggatcatgaaacttaataggtacattgatcatgacttgcagatgacccctattgattttcaggtcactaggtcaaaggtcaaggtcacggtgactcaacttagaaaaatggtttccggatgataactcaagaacgcttatgcctaggatcatgaaacttcataggtacattgatcatgactcgcagatgacccctattgagtttcaggtcactaggtcaaaggtcaaggtgacttgacaaagtaaaatggtttccggatgataactcaagaaagctaacgcctaggatcatgaattttcattggtacattgatcatgacttgcagatgacccctattgattttcaggtcactaggttaaaggttacagtgccaaaaaatgtattcacatgaTGGCTGCCAccgcaactgacagcccatatcggggcatgcatgttttacgaacAGACCTTGTtaaatgtgagatttattaatttgtcgtattttatgttgttgaacatttgttatttattttttattacatttatataaatatgtgtgagtcctaaatataaatacaataaatacatcaaTCTATTCTGATTTTCCAGtggctgctgagtcaggacaacaatgatgaggatgtggtggacaagaatgACCTGAGTACGCAGAAGGTAAAATAGACGTTTTAATTGAAAGGCCTTTTCTTGGCtactttgggaaaaaaatgcgattttgacattttttgtgcGAAAAGTTCATTGATTTCAGCAAAACTAATATAATATAACTCTTTCTAATACttcaaattatgaaaataaaatcatagTATGATAGTAATATACTTTTctagatttaattgaaatataattgagatatattaatcataaggcacttattaaaaaaagaaaaacgctATTCGTATGGGTCTGTTTCACTTGCCCATAAATGTACAAGGAAAAGGCACGCTTGTTTATTTCCTATGTATTATGAATGCAAAacagatgaggtggaaaagaacagtatgaatttacataaggtaaactatcctttttaattgtttgtaaacTGTAAACCATTCATATTTGTCTGCATGAAATTTCCTGGTTGAAAAGACTTTCGTGGACACAGTAGTTAAGCGTGGATTGCTCAGTTTGGACAaataaatgaggaatttgtgtcagtgtgtttgtgttaaatttgtggatctGTAAAGCCTTACAATCAATACACAATAATGTcccaataaaaataatgatttgacTGTGTACCTCCGTATTAAGAATAATAAAGATGAATTGGACAATACTGATACGATTTCACAAAAGGTAAAATGACTTATTTTACTTGAGAATCCATAACGCAAACCCTTCTTCAGATCGGGGCTTTCCAAACCTGAGTAAC from Dreissena polymorpha isolate Duluth1 chromosome 1, UMN_Dpol_1.0, whole genome shotgun sequence carries:
- the LOC127864616 gene encoding uncharacterized protein LOC127864616, with product MATSSQSSVEPSSNEVKDYICNACEDQNTVGTSADFYCKQCERFYCGNCIHLHGKLFAKHNSIGRVDIDKWPVSKKVVDFLQTCDVHKEHKIDQFCNLHKHLCCPQCVSDQHSKCSKMTPISELTNSQPTDLQGLSEELETVMGGIKSLQINQEASVQSLQRTYKEHGAVMIEQLHGNLNTNIDKCCNSSVGTSNKNLKEEMCWSVLSILNEFDNITVKELNKMKDEVISIKGSITSSIHKCTSLHNDLLQLLEIVQKIGDNKELCLIASIKCKHIIQQALTLLGKSGKVFKVQGKSRYNVRIPSDSVTCDISGICVLPDGQVLVVDWTNKNVKVLNQQYQVVSHLDVNAWPFDICMIAPSEVAVTVNASNIHEVQFITVNQGKLVPGRKFQLQHECRSIAHQNGDLFVISGKELYKYTLNGKLICRLYEALGYNTDGTRTRFSPWPGKAHSWLHTQTQHYVAHMVYM